A stretch of the Methanosphaera sp. genome encodes the following:
- a CDS encoding cobalt-precorrin 5A hydrolase, giving the protein MNVAIISITQQGKDISDKITQKLQQDPQIIHIKQYHKNVKDAIAESFNTYDAIIAIMASGIIIRSIAPYVTSKLSDPAVVLVDDNANHAISLLSGHFGGANPLTHKIADLLGADAVITTSTDVNKKTGIDSIAQNYYFKLENPKNIRYINRALVDDRLVELKMPHKYSYILDDEIKKSYNITYDDMQDTIVATVDGHDVILTPRNVVMGIGARRDIAQAKVENAVKCACQILNIKPQRIDSFATVDVKENEKGILDTVAMYDKPLKIITKDEIKNFTDNECSKSDFVMKQFGIKGVCEPTALLANHENSHLIFKKTAYNGVTIAVSLSDK; this is encoded by the coding sequence ATGAATGTAGCAATAATATCAATAACACAACAAGGAAAAGACATATCAGATAAAATAACACAAAAACTACAACAAGATCCACAAATAATACACATAAAACAATACCATAAAAATGTAAAAGATGCAATAGCAGAGAGCTTTAATACATACGATGCAATAATAGCAATAATGGCATCAGGCATAATAATACGCTCAATAGCACCATATGTCACATCAAAACTATCAGATCCAGCAGTAGTACTGGTAGATGACAATGCAAACCATGCAATAAGCCTGTTAAGTGGACACTTTGGAGGAGCAAATCCACTAACACACAAAATAGCAGATCTACTTGGTGCTGATGCTGTAATAACCACATCAACAGATGTAAATAAAAAAACAGGAATAGACTCAATAGCACAAAACTACTACTTCAAACTAGAAAATCCAAAAAATATACGCTACATAAACCGTGCATTAGTAGATGACAGACTTGTTGAGTTAAAAATGCCACATAAATACTCATACATCCTAGATGATGAAATAAAAAAATCATACAATATAACATATGATGACATGCAAGATACAATAGTTGCAACTGTAGATGGACATGATGTAATACTAACACCAAGAAATGTTGTGATGGGAATAGGAGCAAGACGTGACATAGCACAAGCTAAAGTTGAAAATGCAGTAAAATGTGCATGCCAAATACTTAATATAAAACCCCAAAGAATAGATTCATTTGCAACAGTAGATGTAAAAGAAAATGAAAAAGGAATACTAGATACAGTTGCAATGTATGACAAACCACTAAAAATCATAACAAAAGATGAAATAAAAAACTTCACAGACAATGAATGTTCAAAATCAGACTTTGTAATGAAACAATTTGGAATAAAAGGAGTATGTGAACCAACAGCACTACTTGCAAATCATGAAAACTCCCACCTAATCTTCAAAAAAACAGCATATAATGGAGTTACAATAGCAGTATCATTATCTGATAAATAA
- a CDS encoding UPF0147 family protein: MDNDQIFESCVGTLEQLINDTSVPRNIRKAAEDSIALLQKDEEPTLKASSVISILDDISNDPNIPIHARILIWNILSELESVKD, translated from the coding sequence ATGGATAATGATCAAATATTTGAAAGTTGTGTTGGAACATTAGAACAATTAATTAATGATACAAGCGTACCAAGAAACATAAGAAAAGCAGCAGAAGATTCTATTGCACTATTGCAGAAAGATGAAGAGCCAACACTTAAGGCTAGCTCTGTAATCTCAATACTTGATGATATAAGTAACGATCCAAACATACCAATCCATGCAAGAATTCTTATATGGAACATTTTAAGTGAACTTGAATCAGTTAAAGATTAA
- a CDS encoding tRNA (adenine-N1)-methyltransferase, translated as MKILIDKKNRKYIAQDEDFHTEKGIIPKDDIINAKVGDVLETHLGKKYTVIEPNINDYIDLMKRNCAIVLPQDLGLIVAFCGIGNGSHIVESGSGAGGSLLFFANIIGQQGHISSYEIREDFIETIQKNIEGTHFNNITLNHQDVTEGFNEEDNSTDLVFLDLPKPADVIEDAHRILKTGGFIAVYTPYVEQFQVVNKVLRRCGFKDIKIREGNVRELEIRKNGTRPCSRVAGHTGYISFGRKL; from the coding sequence ATGAAGATTTTAATAGATAAAAAAAACAGGAAATATATTGCACAAGATGAAGATTTTCACACAGAAAAGGGTATAATTCCAAAAGATGACATCATAAATGCTAAAGTTGGAGATGTTCTTGAAACTCATCTTGGTAAGAAATACACAGTAATTGAGCCTAATATTAACGATTATATTGACTTAATGAAGAGAAATTGTGCTATTGTACTTCCACAGGATCTTGGATTAATTGTAGCATTTTGTGGTATAGGAAATGGAAGCCACATTGTTGAATCTGGTAGTGGAGCAGGTGGAAGCTTACTATTTTTTGCAAATATAATAGGACAGCAAGGTCATATTTCAAGTTATGAAATACGTGAAGATTTCATTGAAACAATCCAGAAAAACATTGAAGGTACACACTTTAATAATATTACCTTAAATCATCAAGATGTAACTGAAGGATTTAATGAAGAGGATAACTCAACAGATCTAGTATTTCTTGATCTTCCAAAGCCTGCTGATGTAATTGAGGATGCTCATCGTATCCTTAAAACTGGTGGTTTTATTGCAGTATATACTCCATATGTTGAACAGTTCCAAGTTGTAAATAAGGTTCTTAGACGTTGTGGATTTAAAGATATTAAAATCAGAGAAGGTAATGTTCGTGAACTTGAAATTAGAAAAAATGGTACAAGACCATGTAGTAGAGTTGCAGGACATACAGGATATATTAGCTTTGGACGAAAACTATAA
- a CDS encoding cobalamin biosynthesis protein codes for MIYESLIYSVIIIVLAVVIDTIFGEVPDKIHPVIYMGNVIEKLKNYLPKTRFSGLLTIITTNFIFVTLTLLLLIISLFINKYLYIIIAAIILSTTFSIKFLIQSVKDIQIQLKKDINIARKSMSYLVSRDTEQLTEARIASAAIETLTENITDSIISPLFYVLVFSIPFGMIPAILIGVIYRVSNTMDAMLGYQTEELIDIGRYPALLDDVLNYIPARITGIYVIIASALLRYDYKSSYTMMRKYATKTPSPNSGYSMAATAGALNITLVKEGVYTLGEGTEELTGDKIQQAIEITKLTSVLFILTMLVIYFIAAMLII; via the coding sequence ATGATTTATGAAAGCTTAATATACTCTGTCATAATAATAGTACTGGCAGTAGTAATAGACACAATATTTGGAGAAGTACCAGATAAGATACATCCTGTAATCTACATGGGAAATGTAATAGAAAAACTAAAAAACTATCTTCCCAAAACAAGATTTTCAGGCTTGCTAACAATAATAACAACAAACTTCATATTTGTAACACTAACACTACTATTGCTCATAATATCACTCTTTATCAACAAATACCTCTACATAATAATAGCCGCAATAATACTATCAACAACATTTTCAATAAAATTCCTAATACAATCAGTAAAAGATATACAAATACAACTAAAAAAAGACATAAACATAGCACGAAAATCAATGTCATACCTAGTAAGTCGTGACACAGAACAACTAACAGAAGCAAGAATCGCATCAGCTGCAATTGAAACACTAACAGAAAACATAACAGATAGTATAATATCACCACTATTTTATGTACTAGTATTTTCAATACCATTTGGAATGATACCAGCAATACTAATAGGTGTAATATATCGTGTATCAAATACAATGGATGCAATGTTAGGATATCAAACAGAAGAATTAATAGATATAGGACGCTACCCTGCATTACTTGATGATGTACTAAACTATATACCAGCAAGAATAACAGGAATCTATGTAATAATAGCATCAGCACTACTAAGATATGACTACAAATCATCATATACTATGATGCGAAAATATGCAACAAAAACACCAAGTCCAAATAGTGGATATTCAATGGCAGCAACAGCAGGAGCACTAAATATCACACTAGTAAAAGAAGGAGTATACACACTAGGAGAAGGAACAGAAGAGTTAACTGGTGATAAAATACAACAAGCAATAGAAATAACAAAACTTACATCAGTACTTTTCATACTAACAATGCTGGTAATATACTTCATAGCAGCAATGCTAATAATATAA
- a CDS encoding class II aldolase/adducin family protein: MNNDIIDKIVKTAHYMYSKDLTIGKSGNISVIDDSGEYVYITASGTNFKELVYEDVLKVKIDDLSYESTAGRIPSMETDLHIGVYKNRSDVGSVVHVHSPYATGFAFSKKRLYQQEGFGEITGEYVAEVNYYPPGSKKLAQNTAEVLKNEDAALLKNHGIIGVGKDIEEATLLCEYIEAIAKTQYITSTLNL; the protein is encoded by the coding sequence ATGAATAATGATATTATTGATAAAATTGTAAAAACAGCACATTATATGTATAGTAAGGATTTAACAATTGGTAAATCAGGTAATATAAGTGTAATAGATGATAGTGGAGAGTATGTTTATATTACAGCAAGTGGTACAAACTTTAAAGAACTAGTATATGAAGATGTTCTTAAAGTTAAAATTGATGATTTAAGCTATGAATCAACAGCAGGACGCATTCCATCAATGGAGACAGACTTACATATTGGTGTATATAAAAATAGATCTGATGTTGGAAGTGTTGTACATGTTCACTCACCATATGCTACAGGTTTTGCATTTAGTAAAAAAAGATTGTATCAACAGGAAGGTTTTGGTGAAATTACAGGTGAATATGTAGCTGAGGTAAATTATTATCCACCGGGAAGTAAAAAATTAGCTCAAAATACAGCTGAAGTTCTTAAAAATGAGGATGCTGCACTTCTTAAAAATCATGGTATTATTGGGGTTGGAAAAGATATTGAGGAAGCTACACTTCTATGTGAATATATAGAAGCTATAGCTAAAACACAATATATTACATCTACACTTAATCTTTAA
- a CDS encoding DEAD/DEAH box helicase — MSDFKLIANNSNIKVITTLQKQLNNCKEFAISVAFITESGVAPLLQTLKQLEKQDIKGRIITSDYLFFSQPKALRKLNKFSNISIRLYSVDSKDYGFHTKGYIFKNFDDKYSILIGSSNLTHKALTVNKEWNLLCQEDMGDVTCEILDEFNTYWDEAIDIEDCIDAYEEIYEKNLEIQKNSWIKPRPADFKPNKVQREFIRRFNDIYSMGERRGLFISATGTGKTLASAFAIRDVKPQKVLFLVHREQIAKQAMMSYMRVFKDKSMGLISGTNHDYYCDFIFSTVQMMSKPDIYMKYAPDEFDIIVIDEVHHAGASSYQKIMDYFTPRFYLGMTATPERSDEFDIYTLFDHNIIYEIRLKDAMEEELLCNFNYYGVTDNALDVNDTSDERVEYIIENIEFYGYSGSRLKGLVFCNSVSNARALSEKFNEHGYKTTYLSGSNSQSEREEQIKRLISDDVNGDILDYIFTVDIFNEGVDISEINQIVMLRETKSSIIFTQQLGRGLRKCDGKEFVVIVDFIGNYRSNFMIPIALSGDVTYNKDKLRRFMFDHNNMIVGSSTVNFDSVAKERIYSSIDKVKFNINFFRNEYVNLKDKLGCIPMLSDFDYYNQLDPALIVGYIKKNVEGKCYPCLVERLDCDYHMDFNSCELLYLEFLTLNVFNAKRVHEVLILKEIIEKGMVNVDELIKFIDKNYGFNDNETTIHHAIRKLDKSYFKPPEFKYFSDMNLIKKDAFGFICIHPQFKMMLDENPRFRNEIEDLLELSLKYYEDNFTNTYLDCVNFQLYKKYSKWDMACLLNWYERDPVYGYVIKENPLDGKITCPICVTYDHYDHVNEFKDKQTISWVTTTPRTLQSKDIKNIIEKNNEIEFLLFIKKNNDDGRDFYYMGPVKPVNPKQGTLTNTKGDVKPTVYFDLKLKYPVRDDIYEYIISGNK, encoded by the coding sequence ATGTCAGATTTTAAGTTAATTGCAAATAATTCAAATATAAAAGTTATAACAACACTTCAAAAACAACTAAATAACTGCAAGGAATTTGCTATATCTGTTGCATTTATTACAGAAAGTGGAGTTGCACCACTTCTTCAAACACTAAAACAACTAGAAAAACAAGATATTAAAGGACGTATTATTACATCAGATTACCTGTTTTTTAGTCAGCCAAAGGCTTTGCGTAAACTAAATAAATTTAGCAATATTAGCATACGTCTTTATAGTGTTGATTCAAAAGATTATGGTTTCCATACAAAGGGTTATATCTTTAAAAACTTTGATGATAAATATTCTATCCTTATTGGAAGTTCAAATCTTACACATAAGGCATTAACTGTAAATAAGGAATGGAACTTGTTATGTCAAGAAGATATGGGTGATGTTACATGTGAAATTCTTGATGAATTTAACACCTACTGGGATGAGGCAATAGATATAGAAGATTGTATTGATGCATATGAGGAGATTTATGAGAAAAATCTTGAAATACAGAAAAACAGTTGGATTAAGCCACGACCAGCCGACTTTAAGCCTAATAAGGTACAACGTGAGTTTATCAGAAGATTTAATGATATCTACTCAATGGGTGAAAGGCGTGGACTTTTCATTAGTGCAACAGGTACTGGTAAAACACTTGCATCAGCATTTGCAATAAGGGATGTAAAACCACAAAAAGTACTCTTTCTTGTTCATCGTGAACAGATTGCAAAACAGGCAATGATGTCATATATGCGTGTTTTTAAGGATAAGTCTATGGGTTTAATATCAGGTACAAATCATGACTACTATTGTGATTTTATATTTTCAACAGTACAGATGATGTCAAAGCCTGATATTTACATGAAGTATGCACCTGATGAATTTGATATTATTGTAATTGATGAAGTTCACCATGCAGGTGCAAGTTCATATCAGAAGATTATGGACTATTTTACTCCACGTTTTTATCTTGGAATGACAGCAACACCAGAGCGTAGTGATGAATTTGATATTTACACTCTTTTTGATCATAATATAATCTATGAAATACGACTTAAAGATGCAATGGAGGAGGAATTACTTTGTAATTTTAATTATTATGGAGTAACTGACAATGCTCTTGATGTTAATGATACATCAGATGAACGTGTTGAATATATTATTGAAAATATTGAATTTTATGGCTATAGTGGAAGTCGCCTGAAGGGCTTAGTATTTTGTAATTCAGTAAGTAATGCTCGTGCTTTATCTGAGAAATTTAATGAACATGGATATAAAACCACATATCTTAGTGGTTCAAATAGCCAAAGTGAACGTGAAGAGCAGATTAAACGCTTAATATCAGATGATGTAAATGGTGATATTCTTGATTATATCTTTACAGTTGATATTTTCAATGAGGGTGTTGATATTTCAGAGATTAACCAGATTGTTATGCTTCGTGAGACAAAATCAAGTATTATCTTCACACAACAGCTTGGTCGTGGACTTAGAAAATGTGATGGTAAGGAGTTTGTTGTAATTGTTGATTTTATTGGTAATTATAGGAGTAATTTTATGATTCCTATTGCCCTTAGTGGTGATGTTACATACAATAAGGATAAGCTTCGTAGATTTATGTTTGATCATAATAATATGATTGTTGGTTCATCTACTGTTAACTTTGATAGTGTGGCAAAAGAACGTATTTATTCATCTATTGATAAGGTTAAATTTAATATTAACTTCTTTAGAAATGAGTATGTAAATCTTAAAGATAAACTAGGATGTATTCCTATGCTTTCTGATTTTGATTATTATAATCAGCTTGACCCTGCACTTATTGTAGGTTATATTAAAAAGAATGTTGAGGGTAAGTGTTATCCATGTCTTGTTGAACGTCTTGACTGTGATTATCATATGGACTTTAATAGTTGTGAATTGTTATATCTTGAATTTCTTACATTGAATGTTTTTAATGCAAAGCGTGTTCATGAAGTGTTAATTCTTAAGGAAATTATAGAAAAAGGTATGGTTAATGTAGATGAGTTAATTAAATTTATTGATAAAAACTATGGCTTTAATGATAATGAAACTACAATACATCATGCAATACGTAAGCTTGATAAGTCCTATTTTAAGCCACCTGAATTTAAATATTTCAGTGATATGAACTTAATTAAAAAAGATGCTTTTGGATTTATATGCATACACCCACAATTTAAGATGATGCTAGATGAAAATCCAAGATTTAGAAATGAAATAGAAGACCTGCTAGAATTATCACTAAAATACTATGAAGATAACTTTACAAACACATACCTTGACTGTGTAAACTTCCAATTATATAAGAAATACTCAAAATGGGACATGGCATGTCTACTCAACTGGTATGAGCGAGACCCAGTCTATGGATATGTAATAAAAGAAAATCCACTAGATGGAAAAATTACATGTCCAATATGTGTAACATATGACCATTATGATCATGTAAATGAATTTAAAGATAAACAAACAATAAGCTGGGTTACAACAACACCAAGAACACTACAAAGTAAGGATATAAAAAATATCATAGAAAAAAATAATGAAATCGAGTTTCTACTTTTCATTAAGAAAAACAATGATGATGGACGTGACTTCTATTATATGGGTCCTGTAAAGCCAGTAAATCCAAAACAGGGAACACTTACAAACACAAAAGGTGATGTTAAACCTACCGTGTATTTTGATTTAAAACTTAAATACCCTGTACGTGATGACATCTATGAATACATAATAAGTGGAAATAAATAA
- the pyrB gene encoding aspartate carbamoyltransferase — MIMSFNLENIISIRDFKKSDVDYILDLADEMVPIAKSQQVCHKKDGKLLGVMFYEPSTRTRLSFETAMKRLGGDVIGFNQKQGTSVEKGEVLYDTAQIISQYADAIVLRHDMAGAARFISQNVDIPVVNAGDGPGQHPTQTLLDLYTMKSEIGELNNLKIAIVGDLKYGRTVHSLVYALAMYNVEIKFIAPDELQMPPEILDDLRKLNCKYSIETTLLDNIDDVDVIYMTRIQKERFPDPKEYAKVKGKYRLKAANLKDNDAIVMHPLPRVDEINFDVDKLKNAMYFKQAFNGVPVRMALLDSIIKD; from the coding sequence ATTATTATGAGCTTTAATTTAGAAAATATTATATCTATACGCGATTTTAAAAAGAGTGATGTTGATTATATACTAGATCTTGCAGATGAAATGGTGCCAATTGCAAAATCACAACAGGTATGTCATAAAAAGGATGGAAAACTTCTTGGTGTAATGTTTTATGAACCATCAACAAGAACAAGACTTTCATTTGAAACTGCAATGAAAAGACTTGGTGGAGATGTAATAGGATTTAACCAAAAACAGGGAACAAGTGTGGAAAAAGGTGAAGTTCTCTATGATACAGCACAGATCATATCACAGTATGCTGATGCAATAGTACTACGTCATGACATGGCAGGTGCTGCACGTTTCATATCACAAAATGTTGATATTCCTGTTGTTAATGCTGGTGATGGTCCAGGACAACATCCAACACAAACACTTCTTGACCTCTACACAATGAAAAGTGAAATTGGTGAACTTAACAATCTTAAAATTGCAATTGTTGGTGATCTTAAATATGGTCGTACAGTACACAGTCTTGTATATGCACTTGCAATGTATAATGTAGAAATTAAGTTCATTGCACCTGATGAACTTCAAATGCCCCCTGAAATTCTTGATGATCTAAGAAAACTTAACTGTAAATATTCAATTGAAACAACACTTCTTGATAATATTGATGATGTTGATGTTATCTACATGACAAGAATTCAGAAAGAAAGATTCCCAGATCCTAAAGAATATGCAAAAGTTAAAGGTAAATATCGTCTAAAAGCTGCAAATCTTAAAGATAATGATGCAATTGTGATGCATCCTCTTCCTCGTGTTGATGAAATAAACTTTGATGTTGATAAACTTAAAAATGCAATGTATTTCAAACAGGCATTTAATGGAGTTCCTGTTCGTATGGCACTTCTTGATTCAATAATCAAAGACTAA
- a CDS encoding DNA-directed DNA polymerase II small subunit: protein MLNDIIKKFQKADILVNYNAYSEIQGNDEYDYLIDELIEYVENNGDNEYIITTQTIRNYQMKERQRIHEEIKENPQTRKIRENQSMPYEILLDVTNKSYTDGDINDLNKYFNSRYEKLRKIIQQNPEFKSVNDLKTTKQAIDQLHAIGIVNSISNTKNGHVIIEIEDPTGDGSVIVLKDDEDLIAESKNLVKDEVIGITGSTNGNLIKADDIVHPGVQRFNTADDKEMDFSIAFISDVHIGSKQFDSNAFNRFIKWVNGNEGDEDLANSLRYLVIGGDLVDGIGIYPNQEKELEIKDIYGQYEEAARLLGDITDIPIILSPGNHDATRLAEPQPAITEKYAKDLCNQKNIEMVSNPSVVDLDGVKVVVYHGRSFDDMVMAMNLTHADTDEIMKLLVEKRHLAPIYGERTALASEFEDYMVLDEVPDVIHTGHVHINSYAKYKGIHLLNSGTFQKQTEFQKVYNIVPTCGQVPILSNGKMRVLDFSS, encoded by the coding sequence ATGTTAAATGATATTATTAAGAAATTCCAGAAAGCAGACATACTTGTTAACTACAATGCATACTCAGAAATACAGGGAAATGATGAGTATGACTACTTAATTGATGAACTTATTGAATATGTAGAAAATAATGGTGATAATGAATATATTATTACAACACAAACTATTCGTAACTATCAAATGAAGGAAAGACAAAGAATACATGAAGAAATTAAGGAAAATCCACAAACACGTAAAATACGTGAAAATCAGTCAATGCCATATGAGATTCTTCTTGATGTTACAAATAAGTCATATACAGATGGAGATATAAATGATCTTAACAAGTACTTCAATAGCCGTTATGAAAAGCTCAGAAAAATTATACAACAAAATCCTGAATTTAAAAGTGTTAATGATCTAAAGACAACAAAACAGGCAATTGATCAACTTCATGCTATTGGTATTGTAAATTCTATTTCAAATACTAAAAATGGGCATGTTATAATTGAAATTGAAGATCCAACAGGTGATGGTAGTGTTATTGTTCTTAAAGATGATGAAGACTTAATTGCTGAGAGTAAAAATCTTGTAAAAGATGAAGTAATAGGAATTACTGGTAGTACAAATGGTAATCTTATAAAAGCTGATGACATTGTACATCCTGGTGTTCAAAGATTTAACACAGCAGATGATAAAGAGATGGATTTCTCTATTGCATTTATATCTGATGTTCATATTGGAAGTAAACAGTTTGATTCTAATGCATTTAATAGGTTTATTAAGTGGGTTAATGGAAATGAGGGTGATGAGGATCTTGCAAACTCTCTACGTTATCTTGTTATTGGTGGTGACCTTGTTGATGGTATTGGAATCTATCCTAACCAGGAGAAAGAACTTGAAATTAAGGATATTTATGGTCAATATGAGGAGGCTGCAAGACTTCTTGGTGACATAACAGATATTCCAATCATCTTATCTCCTGGTAACCACGATGCTACACGTCTTGCAGAACCACAGCCTGCAATTACTGAGAAATATGCAAAAGATTTGTGTAATCAGAAAAATATTGAAATGGTAAGTAATCCATCTGTTGTTGACCTTGATGGTGTGAAAGTTGTAGTTTATCATGGTCGTAGTTTTGATGATATGGTTATGGCTATGAATCTTACACATGCTGATACTGATGAAATTATGAAGCTTCTCGTTGAAAAAAGACATCTTGCACCTATTTATGGTGAACGTACAGCTCTTGCTAGTGAATTTGAAGATTATATGGTTCTTGATGAGGTTCCTGATGTTATTCATACAGGGCATGTTCATATAAATTCTTATGCAAAGTATAAAGGTATTCATCTTCTTAATTCTGGTACATTCCAGAAACAAACAGAGTTCCAGAAGGTTTATAATATTGTTCCTACATGTGGTCAGGTTCCTATACTTAGTAATGGTAAGATGCGTGTTCTTGACTTTTCAAGCTAG